AGAGGCTGCTAAAACCTTTGTCTTTGATGGCAAGGCAAAGGCAATGAGCATGTATAACAGGAGATAGCTGAGAGCTGAGAGCAGAAGGTGAGAGGGTGAGAAGAGCAGAAAGCAGAATATTCCGATCACGATTCACGACTTTCATCGCCTTACGACTTGCGGGTGTTCCGCTATGCGCCATACGCTTTGCGATATGCTTTAATCCACTCACGCCTAACGACTCACGACTTACGGATTTATTACAAACTGAGAGCTGAAAGGGGTTGCTTAGTGAGTTTTTCCTGTGGAATGATCGGATTGCCGAATTCCGGTAAATCGACAATATTTAATGCCCTGACAACGCTGTCTGTTCCCTGCCACCCCTATCCATTTTGTACGATCGAACCGAACGTCGGTGTTATCCCGGTGCCGGATGATCGCCTGACAGGGCTTGCGCAAATATTGAAACCTGAAAAGGTAACACCGACCACGATAGAATTCGTCGATATTGCGGGTCTTATCAAGGACGCGCATAAAGGTGAAGGGCTTGGCAATAAATTCCTGTCCCATATCAGGAACGTTGACGCAATAGCCCATGTGGTCCGGTATTTCAGCACAAAGAACATCCCCCACGTATACAGCGACATAGACCCGAAAAGGGATGCGGAGATCGTTGAAACGGAGATCCTCATCTCAGACCTTGAGATCGTAGAGGAAAGGTTACGGAAGATCGAAAGGCTTGCAAAGGTGTCAAGAGAAAAGGGTGAAACAGAACATGACCTGCTTCTTAAGATCAGGGAAACCCTTGAAAGGGGCATCTTCGTGGATATGGAGCAGTATGATGAGAATGAAAAACAGCTCATCCGTTCATTTAATCTTATCGCAACAAAGCCGGTTTTTTACATAGCAAATGTTGACGAAGAGACCCTGAATAACCTTCCCGTTCCTGCCATAGAGGAGCTTGTACAAAAGAAAGGAGGAAGGGCAGTCTATATCTGCGGCAAGCTTGAAGAAGACCTCTCGGCGCTGTCTGGCCAGGAAAAGGCATCGTATATGGAACTGTATAACATGGAAAAGATGTCAATTGAGAACGTTATCCGGGTTGGTTATGAAATATTAAATCTTATCACGTTTTATACGGTTGTCGGCAAGGAGATGAGGGCCTGGACAATCCCAAAGAACACTACCTGCGTGAAGGCGGCCGGGAAGATCCACACGGACATGGAAAAAGGTTTTATAAAGGCAGATGTCATCAATGTTGATGATTTTATCCAATGCGGGTCTGAACATGCAGCGAAAGAAAAGGGATTGTTAAGACTTGAGGGCCGTGATTATATCGTAAAGGATGGGGACATACTCCACATACGCTTCAATGTCTGACACCGATACTCACCTTCGCGGAAAATCAGTAATTAAAAAACGCCGATTCCAACGCCCACGACATCACTGGAAATATACCCGGCCTCGGTGAGCGCCATGGATTCATCCCTGACTTCGTATTCAAGCTGTTCTGCTAATCTCCTTATCTGCTCGGCAACCTTTATGCCCGTCGCAAATGGATCCCGGGCGTTACGGACCCGCTCCTGTGCAATGATCCCAAAGGCCACTAACGCGGCGTTGAAGTTCTTTTCTCCACTGTTCTTGCCTCGTGCCTTCCTTGCCCCTGGAGTGTTTTTTTGTTTCTTTACCGTCATGATAACCCCCTTTGGTCCTCTATGCAGTCTGT
Above is a window of Syntrophorhabdaceae bacterium DNA encoding:
- the ychF gene encoding redox-regulated ATPase YchF; amino-acid sequence: MSFSCGMIGLPNSGKSTIFNALTTLSVPCHPYPFCTIEPNVGVIPVPDDRLTGLAQILKPEKVTPTTIEFVDIAGLIKDAHKGEGLGNKFLSHIRNVDAIAHVVRYFSTKNIPHVYSDIDPKRDAEIVETEILISDLEIVEERLRKIERLAKVSREKGETEHDLLLKIRETLERGIFVDMEQYDENEKQLIRSFNLIATKPVFYIANVDEETLNNLPVPAIEELVQKKGGRAVYICGKLEEDLSALSGQEKASYMELYNMEKMSIENVIRVGYEILNLITFYTVVGKEMRAWTIPKNTTCVKAAGKIHTDMEKGFIKADVINVDDFIQCGSEHAAKEKGLLRLEGRDYIVKDGDILHIRFNV